A single window of Sporosarcina sp. FSL W7-1349 DNA harbors:
- a CDS encoding DUF1572 family protein, which translates to MSIGTEYMRVIQERFLTLKEQGEKAFAQLEEEDFHWTLNEASNSIAVIIQHMSGNMISRWTDFLTTDGEKPDRNRDGEFVNQRLSRNELELRWNHGWETLFIALGSIDEEDLLRTIRIRGESHSALDAIERQLAHYASHIGQILFIGKQIKGEEWEILSIPKGQSEDYLKRK; encoded by the coding sequence ATGTCAATTGGAACAGAATACATGCGCGTGATCCAAGAGCGTTTTCTCACCTTGAAAGAGCAGGGGGAGAAGGCGTTTGCACAGTTAGAGGAAGAGGATTTTCATTGGACCCTGAATGAGGCGTCGAATAGCATTGCGGTTATCATTCAACATATGAGCGGGAATATGATTTCACGCTGGACGGATTTTCTGACGACAGATGGAGAGAAGCCCGACCGGAACCGGGATGGGGAATTTGTGAATCAGCGTTTGTCACGTAATGAACTGGAGTTACGTTGGAATCATGGTTGGGAGACCCTATTTATTGCGCTAGGGAGTATAGATGAGGAAGATTTGCTGAGGACAATCCGCATTCGCGGGGAAAGTCATTCGGCGCTTGATGCTATCGAAAGACAGCTGGCGCATTATGCCTCGCATATCGGGCAAATCCTATTCATCGGTAAGCAAATCAAGGGAGAAGAGTGGGAGATCTTAAGCATCCCGAAAGGGCAATCGGAG
- a CDS encoding antibiotic biosynthesis monooxygenase, producing MMVAVNTIQIQKGKGEEVASRFAQPKSVHTFEGFIRMEVWMKEDSPEYDELKVCTTWEERRFFDNWLESRESQKAHGSGNGRPASSEPSPFLGNELTTFTVKAQHLPAAKA from the coding sequence ATGATGGTAGCCGTAAATACGATCCAGATTCAAAAAGGAAAAGGGGAAGAGGTGGCGAGCCGCTTCGCACAGCCAAAATCCGTGCATACGTTTGAAGGGTTCATTCGGATGGAAGTGTGGATGAAAGAGGACTCCCCTGAGTATGATGAATTGAAAGTTTGCACCACTTGGGAAGAACGCCGTTTCTTCGATAATTGGCTCGAAAGTCGGGAATCCCAGAAAGCGCATGGCTCCGGGAATGGCAGACCAGCCTCAAGCGAACCGAGCCCGTTTCTCGGGAATGAACTGACGACCTTCACTGTAAAGGCACAGCATCTGCCAGCAGCGAAAGCGTAA
- a CDS encoding ankyrin repeat domain-containing protein yields MESVKLEPVDGELVRTYIVAAHSNLQEVKALVDREPALIHAVMNWGGDDWESGLGAAAHTGNRDIAEFLLSKGARMDIFTAAMLGEVEIVKSMITRFPEMATAKGAHGIPLIRHAERGGEQALPVLDFLMNDREDEYK; encoded by the coding sequence ATGGAAAGTGTTAAACTGGAGCCAGTGGACGGGGAACTGGTCCGTACTTACATCGTGGCGGCCCATAGCAACTTGCAGGAAGTGAAAGCGTTGGTGGATCGGGAGCCGGCGCTGATCCACGCAGTCATGAACTGGGGAGGTGATGATTGGGAAAGCGGGCTCGGCGCCGCGGCCCATACGGGAAATCGGGACATTGCGGAGTTTTTGCTTTCGAAGGGTGCACGAATGGATATTTTCACAGCCGCCATGCTCGGGGAAGTGGAAATTGTGAAAAGCATGATTACGAGATTCCCGGAAATGGCGACGGCGAAAGGAGCCCATGGCATTCCGCTCATCCGTCATGCGGAACGCGGGGGCGAGCAGGCCTTGCCGGTATTGGATTTTTTAATGAATGATAGGGAGGATGAATACAAATGA
- a CDS encoding ABC transporter ATP-binding protein, which yields MLTTEDLSYRQSAEFRLAEVDVHIKKGEIVSLIGPNGSGKSTLLRLLSRLNAPDTGQILLNGKEIARMDTRDVAKALAMLPQMHDHQLDLTVRELVGFGRHPHRSTYGKPLRGDEEIVEWALEVTKLSGFRNRLLHSLSGGERQRAWIAMAIAQRPNILLLDEPTTYLDIAHQLEVMELVTELNETFGMTIVMVLHDINQAARYSDRLIVLKEGRIRYDGIPQCVLCKEMFRSIFEIDADIFVKDGAHFFTPNKLRKDDRCENGKC from the coding sequence TTGCTGACAACTGAAGATCTATCGTATCGGCAGTCTGCTGAATTCCGGTTGGCGGAAGTCGATGTACATATCAAGAAAGGGGAGATTGTCAGTCTAATCGGCCCGAATGGCTCCGGAAAATCGACTCTTTTGCGCTTGCTGTCGCGGCTGAACGCTCCAGATACCGGGCAGATTTTGTTGAACGGCAAGGAAATTGCCCGGATGGATACCCGGGACGTCGCCAAGGCTCTCGCCATGCTGCCGCAAATGCACGATCACCAGCTCGATTTGACGGTTCGGGAGCTAGTCGGGTTCGGTCGTCATCCGCATCGTTCCACGTATGGGAAGCCGTTGCGGGGGGATGAAGAGATCGTCGAATGGGCCCTTGAAGTGACGAAGTTGTCCGGTTTCCGCAACCGGCTGCTGCATTCGCTATCAGGCGGGGAACGGCAGCGCGCCTGGATTGCAATGGCCATCGCCCAGCGGCCGAACATTCTATTATTGGATGAACCGACGACCTATCTCGATATCGCGCATCAGTTGGAAGTGATGGAACTCGTGACAGAGTTGAATGAAACATTCGGGATGACGATCGTCATGGTGCTGCACGACATTAACCAGGCGGCCCGCTACAGCGATCGGCTCATCGTCTTGAAGGAGGGGCGGATCCGCTATGACGGAATCCCGCAATGTGTGTTATGCAAGGAAATGTTCCGTTCGATTTTTGAAATTGACGCGGATATTTTCGTGAAAGACGGAGCTCATTTTTTTACACCGAATAAATTACGGAAGGATGATCGTTGTGAAAATGGAAAGTGTTAA
- a CDS encoding FecCD family ABC transporter permease, whose translation MAVGEQASEDRHPLAKVRFIVLLTTAVLLFIATIGSLMIGPVSFSPTEVWNGIMTSADSLERRIVWELRVPRMLVGLIVGMCLAASGAILQGIMRNPLADPGIIGVSSGAGLTATVIMILFPAYIMLLPAAAFLGALIAALVIYAMSWKGGASPVRIILVGVAINAVIGACMSALMLLYSDRVQSVLPWLAGGIAGVGWVQFEMIIYYALAALLLALFAIPHIRILRLGDEVAKLLGHKVERSRFFLILLSTLLAGIAVSVSGLIGFVGLVIPHIVRALVGGDYRYVLPISALGGGLLVVVADTIARTAFNPIELPVGILLSFLGGPFFLYLIQKRRNSFADN comes from the coding sequence ATCGCCGTCGGGGAACAAGCCTCCGAAGACCGCCATCCGCTCGCCAAAGTCCGGTTCATTGTCCTCCTTACCACAGCCGTACTCTTGTTCATCGCAACGATTGGCAGCTTGATGATCGGGCCTGTTTCATTCTCCCCAACGGAAGTTTGGAATGGCATTATGACGTCCGCGGATTCGCTGGAACGTCGGATTGTTTGGGAGTTGCGCGTTCCCCGGATGCTCGTCGGCCTCATTGTCGGCATGTGTCTCGCTGCGTCGGGTGCTATCTTGCAAGGGATCATGCGCAATCCGTTGGCGGATCCGGGTATTATCGGCGTTTCCTCTGGTGCCGGGTTGACTGCGACGGTGATCATGATTTTGTTTCCGGCGTATATTATGCTGCTGCCCGCTGCGGCATTCCTAGGTGCCTTGATTGCTGCATTGGTCATTTATGCGATGTCTTGGAAGGGCGGGGCTTCTCCGGTACGAATTATTTTGGTCGGAGTTGCGATCAACGCAGTCATCGGTGCTTGCATGAGTGCGCTCATGCTATTGTACAGCGACCGGGTCCAGTCGGTATTGCCGTGGTTGGCCGGGGGAATTGCGGGTGTCGGCTGGGTGCAGTTTGAAATGATCATCTATTACGCGCTGGCTGCATTGCTGCTTGCCTTGTTTGCAATTCCGCATATCCGGATTTTACGGCTGGGGGATGAAGTAGCGAAACTGCTCGGGCATAAGGTCGAGCGAAGCCGTTTTTTCCTCATCCTGCTCAGTACGCTGCTCGCGGGCATCGCAGTCAGCGTATCGGGGCTGATCGGATTTGTCGGTCTTGTCATTCCACATATCGTGCGCGCTCTCGTTGGCGGGGATTATCGGTACGTCTTGCCGATTTCGGCGCTTGGCGGCGGTTTGCTCGTTGTCGTGGCGGATACGATTGCCCGGACCGCTTTCAATCCGATCGAGTTGCCAGTCGGCATTCTGCTGTCCTTCTTAGGAGGTCCTTTCTTTTTGTACTTGATTCAGAAACGGAGGAATTCTTTTGCTGACAACTGA